GGGTCACGACGCAGTTGTTTCGGTTGGCGGAGTTGTACGTCAGGTACACGGTGCCCGCATTGCCGAGCGCCCGCTGATTGATGACCTGGTAACCGCTGCCGCAGACCTGGCCGGGGGAATAGGGATTGCCGTTGTCGGAGCAGCGGTTGTTGCTGGTGAAGCTCGTGTTGCCGTAGTAAGGGACTGCGACTCCGTCCAGCGTGGCTCGCACCGGCGAACCCCCAGAACGCTGCTCGTAGTGCAGATGCGGTCCGGTGGAACCGCCGGTCGATCCGACATTGCCGATCCGCTGCCCCAGCCGCACCTGCGTGCCGACCGTGACGGCCTGGCTCGACAGATGCGCGTAGCGGGTCGTGAAGCCGGAGCCGTGGTCGATCTCGATCCATCGGCCGTAGCTGGTGCTTCCGGTGTTCTCGACGCGGGCGACCCGACCCGCGGCAGAGGCGACGACCGGAAGATTGTTGATGTTCGAGCGCTGGAAGTCGACGCCCTGCGCGGGGCTGTGATTCGATCGCGTGTTGGCGTTGACCGTCTCATTGCATTCGAACGGCACCTGGTAGTTCGGCGCGGCCAGCGCCGTTCCCTGGCCGGCCACCAGGCCGAGCAGGGAGATGGCGAAGGCCGTCGTCACTGCGCCTAATCGTCTCGTGAACGTCATACGCTGTCCTCCATGCACTGGAGCGGCGGCCGATCGGCCCGCCGCCGGTAGCACGAACCAGCTGATCTGACCACACGATCCGATCAAGGGGAATGCGTCCGGGGAATCTTTCGGTGAAAGATTCCCGTCGTCCTCGTTATTGTTCGGCGCGTCTTGTCGAGTCGATGATCCGCCCGGTAATCTGCCCGACCGGGTATGCGAACGTGTCGATCTCGATACCCGATGACGGCGCGGACGAGTCATCGACGTCTGCACTGCGGAATACCCCGCAGACCGTGCGACATCGTTTTCAGCCGGTCTCCGTCTGGGCGTCGAAGGACTCAGGCCGGTGTCAGCTCCGGTGTGCTCGCGGGCGGAATCCGGTGTCGGGTCGCCTGTTCGTAGGCGTGCCCGATGCCCAGCAGCGTCGGCTCGTCGAAGGCCCGCCCCAGCAACTCCACGCCCACCGGCAGTCCGTCGGCGGTCAGACCCGCCGGGACGGTCAACGCGGGCAGTCCGCTGTACGCGGCCAGCCGACAGTTCGCGTAGGACTGGCTGGTGCCCACCGGGGTCGCGGGGGCGGTGATCGTCGGATAGAGGATCACGTCCAGGTCGTGCGCCGTCATCAACGCGGTGATCCGTGCGTGCAGCACCTCGCGCTGCCGCAGCCGCTCCTCGTACTCCGGATGCGGCAGTTCCGGGCTGTCCACCCAGTTCCGCAGGGTCGACAGGACACTGGGCGTCACCAGACCCGAGGTCGCGATGTCGGCCAGGGTCACGAGATTCCTCGGCGGCTCGAGTCGTGCGAGGCTGCGGGGCGCACGTGTCCCCGGTGCGGCGAGATAGGCGTCGAGGTCCCGCTCGAACTCGTCGCGGACCACGTTCGCCGCGCCCGCCGCCGCCAGGATCTCCGGCTGCGGCCCCAGTTCCACCGTCTCGGCGCCTCGCGCGGCCATGTCCCGTGCCGCCGCGCGGACGAGATCGGTCGTGGGCTGTTCCTCCGGGGTGACGCCGAAGTAGTCGGTGAACAGGCCGATCCTGGCGCCCGCGAGCGCGCGGTCGTTCAAGGTGGACAGATACGTGTCCGGCACGCGGCCGACGGCGGCCTCGGTCACCGGGTCGTCCGGATCGTGGCCTGCCGTCGCGTCCAGCACCAGTGCGACGTCGCGCACCGACAGACCGAGCGGCCCGACGGTGTCCTGGGTGCTCGACAGCGGGGCCACTCCCGCGCGGCTGGACAGGCCCAGCGTCGGCCGCAGCCCGACCAGCGCGTTGTGCGCGGCGGGGATGCGAATCGACCCGCAGGTGTCCGAACCCATGCCCACCGGGGCGAACGCCGCCGCCACCGCCGCGCCGGTCCCCCCGCTGGAACCGCCGGGATGCCGTTGCTGGTCATAGGGATTGCGGGTCTGACCGCCCAGCGAGCTGACGGTGGTGATGTTCATGGCGAACTCGTGCAGGTTCGTCTTGGCCAGGATGATCGCCCCTGCCTCGCGCAGCAGGCGCACCTGGGTGGCGTCGTCGGGCGGTCGCAGCTCGCGCAGCGCGAGCGAGCCGTTGGAGGTCGGCAGGTCGCCCGTGTCGTGGTTGTCCTTGATCACAATCGGGATGCCGTGCAAGGGACCGCGAACCCGGCCGCTGCGTCGCTCGGCGTCCAGCCTGCGGGCCTGCGCCGTCGCCCTCGGATTGACGGTGATCACCGCGTGCAGGCCGGGCTGGTCGTCGTAGGCCTCTTCGTAGGCGTCGATCCGGCGCAGGTACGCCTCGACCAGCGCGGCCGAGGTGGTCTGTCGCTCCGCGAGCATCGTGGACAACTCGTGCACACCGAC
The Actinoalloteichus fjordicus DNA segment above includes these coding regions:
- a CDS encoding M23 family metallopeptidase, yielding MTFTRRLGAVTTAFAISLLGLVAGQGTALAAPNYQVPFECNETVNANTRSNHSPAQGVDFQRSNINNLPVVASAAGRVARVENTGSTSYGRWIEIDHGSGFTTRYAHLSSQAVTVGTQVRLGQRIGNVGSTGGSTGPHLHYEQRSGGSPVRATLDGVAVPYYGNTSFTSNNRCSDNGNPYSPGQVCGSGYQVINQRALGNAGTVYLTYNSANRNNCVVTLKSASLGTPTATTAFLEVQGQTRVTDSGSFSYYAGPVRRAAGATCVKWGGSAGGQSYTSPFEHCG
- a CDS encoding amidase; this encodes MLGSDRPSTRRGRRWRAATAIALAVGMTVPAAAQAETHPPGPPRNPAPEVVGVGVHELSTMLAERQTTSAALVEAYLRRIDAYEEAYDDQPGLHAVITVNPRATAQARRLDAERRSGRVRGPLHGIPIVIKDNHDTGDLPTSNGSLALRELRPPDDATQVRLLREAGAIILAKTNLHEFAMNITTVSSLGGQTRNPYDQQRHPGGSSGGTGAAVAAAFAPVGMGSDTCGSIRIPAAHNALVGLRPTLGLSSRAGVAPLSSTQDTVGPLGLSVRDVALVLDATAGHDPDDPVTEAAVGRVPDTYLSTLNDRALAGARIGLFTDYFGVTPEEQPTTDLVRAAARDMAARGAETVELGPQPEILAAAGAANVVRDEFERDLDAYLAAPGTRAPRSLARLEPPRNLVTLADIATSGLVTPSVLSTLRNWVDSPELPHPEYEERLRQREVLHARITALMTAHDLDVILYPTITAPATPVGTSQSYANCRLAAYSGLPALTVPAGLTADGLPVGVELLGRAFDEPTLLGIGHAYEQATRHRIPPASTPELTPA